CCGGGCACCGCCCCGAGGGCCGTCAGCATCGCGGCGATGCCGCGCAGGCCGGGGATCTGGCGGTCGTCCCACAGGCCGAGATCGCCGGGCGTGATCCGGCCCTGTTCGGTCACCGCCGTCGCCTCGACCATCACCATGCCGGCCCCGCCCATGGCGAAGCGACCGAGATGGACCCGGTGCCAGTCGCCGGCCTCGCCATCCACCGCCGAATACTGGCACATCGGCGAGATGACGATGGGGTTGCGCAGCGTCGTTCCGCGCAGGGCGACCGGCCGGCACAGAAGCGGCGTCCCGGCGGAGGGGTCGGCGGCGGGAGCGCTTTCCATATCCGGCCTCACCGCCCCACCCCGCCCCTGCTCCCGCTCCCGCCAAGCTCGGCGGCGGCGGTCTCGGCAGCCCGCAGGCCGGTGACCGACGATTTGGTCAGGCCGCCGACATAGCCGATGGCGTCGCCGCCCTCCAGCCCGCCGGTGGTCGCCCCGGCGGCGAACAGGCCGCCGATCGCCGTGCCGTCCTCGCGCCGGACCCGGCTGCGGTCGTCGATGGCAATGCCGCCCATGGTGTAGGTCATGCCGGCGACCAGACGGATCGCCTGGAACGGCGCCTTGCGGACCGGGAAGGGACGCGCGCGGCCGGTGCTGCGCGGCGGCGTGAGGCCGGCGGTGGCGCCACCGTCCACCGCGGCATTGTAGGCGGCCACCGTCGCCACCAGCCGGTCCGCCGGGATGCCGAGCTTTTCCGCCAGCCCCTCCAGCGTGTCGGCCTCGATGAGTGTGCCGCCGACGCGGGGAAGGTGCGGATTCGCCGGGATGATCGATTCGGTTCCCGGCCCGTCCCAGATCGGCCGGTCGAAGATCACCGTCGCCCCCAGCGGGTCGTCCAGTTTGGCGATCATGTTGGTGACATGGACGCCGCCGCGGCCCTCGTCGACGACCCGCGCGCCGCTCCGGTCCACCACCAGCCCGGCCATCACGATCTCGTCGAGCCAGGGGTAGGGCCACAGCCTGTCATTGGTGAGCGCATCCTGGCACAGGATGTGGCCGTAGACATAGGGCGTGCCGCGCAGGGCCGCGCCGGCCTGGACGGCCATCCGCAGACCGTCGCCGCCGCCGGTGCCGGCGCCGCGCTGGCGCACCGCTTCGGGAACCGGGGAGACGAGGGTGCGCACGAGGTCCGGGTCGCCCTGGAAACCGCCGTCGGCGATGACCACCGCCCGGGCCTCCACCGTCAGCGTCCCGCCGTTCCGGTCGGCCTGCAGCCCGACGCAGCGGCCATCCTCCATCGTCAGGTCGCGGGCACGCACGCCGCGGTGGATGCTGCCGCCGCGCTTTTCCAGGGCGGCGCCCAGCGTGCGCAGCAGCGTGTCGCCGCCCCTGCCCTCCCAGTTCAATCCCGGCTGCGGCAGGGCCGGCGGCGCCAGCACGGTGTCCTGCCAGTCGCGCGGCCCCGCCTTCATGAAGCGGATCCCCTGGCGGCGCAGCCAGTCGACGGCGCGCGGCGCCTCGGTCGCCAGCATCTCCACCAGGGGTTCGTCGACGAAGCCGTCCGTTTCGCTGCGGATTGTGTCCTTCACCTCCTCCACCGGACGGTTCAGGCTGCGCATGCCGATGTGGAAGGCGCCGCCGGTGTAGCGGGAATTGCAGAGGTAACGGTCCTCGGTCCCCTTCTCCAGCACGGCGACGGACAGCCCGAGTTCGGCGGCGCGGTTCGCGGCCACCAGCCCGGCGATGCCGGCGCCGATGACGACCAGATCGGTTTTCATGCGGTCTCTTCCCTCCCGGAATTTACGTCGCGGGCGTTCCGCCCGTCTGTTGCATGCGGGCGTTCCGCCCGGCGTGTTGCATGCGGGCGTTCCGCCCGGCGTGTTGCATGCGGGCGTTCCGCCCGGCGGTTACTTCGGCAGCAGCATGTCGGAGATGATGGCGACCAGTTCCGCGAACGCCTTCATCACCAGGAACAGCAGCGGGGCGCTCAGCGCCAGGACCAGCGCGGCGCCGCCGCCCCAGCCGGACAGCAGCGCCACCGCCGCCACGAAAAGCGGCGCCAGCCCGGCGGCGACGGCAAGCCAAAGGCCGTACCGGACGACGAAGC
The genomic region above belongs to Azospirillum thiophilum and contains:
- a CDS encoding FAD-dependent oxidoreductase, with amino-acid sequence MKTDLVVIGAGIAGLVAANRAAELGLSVAVLEKGTEDRYLCNSRYTGGAFHIGMRSLNRPVEEVKDTIRSETDGFVDEPLVEMLATEAPRAVDWLRRQGIRFMKAGPRDWQDTVLAPPALPQPGLNWEGRGGDTLLRTLGAALEKRGGSIHRGVRARDLTMEDGRCVGLQADRNGGTLTVEARAVVIADGGFQGDPDLVRTLVSPVPEAVRQRGAGTGGGDGLRMAVQAGAALRGTPYVYGHILCQDALTNDRLWPYPWLDEIVMAGLVVDRSGARVVDEGRGGVHVTNMIAKLDDPLGATVIFDRPIWDGPGTESIIPANPHLPRVGGTLIEADTLEGLAEKLGIPADRLVATVAAYNAAVDGGATAGLTPPRSTGRARPFPVRKAPFQAIRLVAGMTYTMGGIAIDDRSRVRREDGTAIGGLFAAGATTGGLEGGDAIGYVGGLTKSSVTGLRAAETAAAELGGSGSRGGVGR